In Deltaproteobacteria bacterium, one DNA window encodes the following:
- the atpE gene encoding ATP synthase F0 subunit C, protein MIFFAAIVIAAGIGMGLGALGTGIGQGHAIRGAVEGIARNPGAMGKIMTTMLVGLAMIESLAIYALVIALILLYANPLIKYVVG, encoded by the coding sequence ATTATATTTTTTGCAGCAATTGTAATAGCAGCAGGTATTGGCATGGGTCTCGGCGCCCTTGGAACAGGCATTGGTCAGGGACATGCTATAAGAGGGGCAGTAGAGGGCATTGCAAGAAACCCTGGTGCAATGGGAAAGATTATGACTACAATGCTGGTCGGTCTCGCCATGATAGAATCACTGGCAATCTATGCACTGGTCATAGCATTGATACTTTTGTATGCAAATCCACTTATCAAATATGTAGTTGGCTAA
- a CDS encoding MoaD/ThiS family protein, with protein MITIRFFAMLKNNVGKDEANISIPRQITLNELKDILKIEFPSIKTFIDKNIMFSVNQEFAVSDTIIKDGDEVGLLPPFSGG; from the coding sequence ATGATTACAATCAGATTTTTTGCAATGCTGAAAAATAATGTTGGCAAAGACGAGGCTAACATATCTATCCCAAGACAGATTACACTCAATGAACTGAAAGATATTCTCAAAATAGAATTCCCCTCCATAAAGACATTCATAGACAAAAATATAATGTTCTCTGTTAATCAGGAGTTTGCTGTTTCTGATACAATAATCAAAGACGGCGATGAGGTTGGACTTCTGCCGCCGTTTTCTGGGGGATGA
- the mog gene encoding molybdopterin adenylyltransferase: MITVGILTMSDKGSRGEREDLSGKEIERMVKDLPAEVKAYEVIPDEIPVITKKLIEYVDEKKLDLIVTTGGTGVTPRDVTPEATKAVIERELPGMAEAMRFESLKKTPNAMISRAVCGIRKQSLIINLPGSPKAVRENLAVVMPAINHTIEKIKGSTEECAVE, encoded by the coding sequence ATGATAACTGTCGGCATACTTACAATGAGCGATAAGGGCTCCCGTGGAGAGCGGGAAGATTTAAGCGGTAAGGAGATTGAAAGGATGGTCAAAGACCTCCCTGCAGAAGTCAAGGCTTATGAAGTTATCCCTGATGAGATTCCTGTCATCACAAAGAAACTCATTGAGTATGTGGATGAAAAGAAACTTGACCTGATTGTTACAACAGGCGGCACAGGTGTTACCCCTCGGGATGTTACGCCAGAGGCTACAAAGGCAGTGATAGAAAGAGAACTCCCTGGTATGGCAGAGGCTATGCGTTTTGAATCCCTTAAAAAGACGCCGAATGCAATGATATCAAGGGCTGTGTGCGGCATAAGAAAACAATCGCTCATTATAAACCTTCCAGGCAGCCCAAAGGCAGTAAGGGAAAACCTTGCTGTTGTCATGCCTGCAATAAACCACACCATAGAAAAGATAAAAGGCTCTACAGAAGAATGTGCAGTAGAGTAA
- a CDS encoding 2-oxo acid dehydrogenase subunit E2 — translation MPFDFILPDLGEGITEAEIRKYLVNEGDIVEEHQTIFEVETDKAVVEVPSPRKGFILKIYKHEGDIANVGDVILTIGEKAEEEKKEERKSHSVVGVLPEAEGILATPAVRSIARKLGVNLEKIKGTGRGGRILEEDVLKASGGLKDLSRDAFGPVERVAIKGVRRTIAKNLIASMRSAAFVTGMDDADVTDLWHLKEKEKRGALERGIHLTFIPFFIKAVQHALAAHPMLNASVDEDGEIIIVKKYFNIGVAVDTPDGLKIIIEELKGSSFTISNFGSFGGTYATPILNYPDVAILGTGKVSERPWVKDEKIVIRKILSLSLTFDHRVVDGGEAAKFLNKAIHYLEDPDQIFIESA, via the coding sequence ATGCCCTTTGATTTTATACTGCCGGATTTAGGTGAAGGGATTACAGAGGCTGAAATAAGAAAGTATCTAGTGAACGAGGGTGATATTGTAGAGGAGCATCAGACCATTTTTGAGGTTGAGACAGATAAGGCTGTTGTTGAAGTGCCGTCGCCTAGGAAGGGATTTATTTTGAAGATATACAAACACGAAGGGGATATCGCAAATGTCGGTGATGTTATTTTAACAATAGGTGAAAAGGCAGAAGAAGAAAAAAAGGAAGAAAGGAAATCCCATTCAGTTGTAGGTGTTCTGCCTGAGGCAGAGGGAATCCTTGCCACCCCTGCTGTCAGGAGCATTGCAAGAAAACTTGGTGTCAACCTTGAAAAGATAAAAGGCACAGGTAGAGGCGGAAGAATTTTAGAAGAGGATGTGTTAAAGGCATCAGGCGGTTTAAAGGATTTGTCAAGAGATGCCTTTGGTCCTGTTGAAAGGGTGGCAATAAAGGGCGTAAGGAGAACTATTGCAAAAAATCTTATAGCAAGCATGAGGAGCGCTGCATTTGTAACAGGCATGGATGATGCTGATGTAACAGATCTGTGGCATCTGAAGGAAAAGGAAAAAAGGGGCGCTCTTGAAAGAGGCATACACCTCACATTTATACCCTTTTTCATAAAGGCAGTCCAGCATGCCCTTGCTGCGCATCCAATGCTGAATGCCTCTGTTGATGAGGATGGTGAAATAATCATAGTAAAAAAATATTTTAATATTGGCGTTGCTGTTGATACACCTGACGGCTTAAAGATTATCATTGAGGAACTTAAAGGTAGTTCGTTTACAATAAGTAATTTCGGTTCATTCGGCGGGACATATGCAACCCCGATATTAAACTATCCTGATGTGGCAATACTAGGCACAGGAAAGGTGTCGGAAAGACCGTGGGTAAAGGATGAGAAGATTGTTATAAGAAAAATCCTTTCCCTTTCCCTTACATTTGACCACAGGGTTGTAGACGGCGGAGAGGCAGCAAAATTCTTAAACAAGGCAATCCATTACCTTGAAGACCCTGACCAGATATTCATTGAAAGCGCATAA